From the genome of Nicotiana tabacum cultivar K326 chromosome 2, ASM71507v2, whole genome shotgun sequence:
TCTTCCATTCAAACCACCCTTCTCTTTGGAGGTGATAATGCAGAAATGAAGAAATCTAATAGCACTATAATCTGATAAAATTATTAATAGTGTCTATATATTTGATACCATGTCCTAACAAAAAGCATCTTTCAATTGAATCTCGCGTTCTCTTTGGTGTCAATACCTCTTTTTTTCCTGACAATGTTAATCTTTTCCCATCTTCTAGTAGTTGCAAGcatatttgaaagaaaaatatattctGAAATCCTTTAATTAAAGTTGGAACGAATTTTGATCTTCGAACTTTGAACATGATTAGTTTGATCTTTTTTTCTTGTGCGCCTTAGGAAACATCATAAGACCCTTTCAATTGGGAGAACTCAATCTTGGATCAACATGAGATGATGAAAACTATTGAAAGAATAAATTCTTAACCATATGGTTTGTTTTTCTCCTAGCTCATCATTAGTTTTAGCAAAAAGGAGAATTGTTGGTTTAAATTCTATATATAAACCTATACACTGCTACCTTGTTGCAACGTGCAAACTTGCTGCAAAAAAAGGTTCAAGTTGTATATTTTACATTGTTGGAGTTGCATCACTAGTATGCTACATAGTTCTACTGTccaattatcatttttttttttgtgatccTTATTAGTTAATTATTAAAAAGTTTGATCCAAAAAATGACGTTTTAGCTTTAATTATAGAATTTAAtagtacatgaattataaataaataactaTAAACTAAAAGactcaaaataaatattttattagtaaGATAAGGTGGTTATAAAATTAGTATCATTCAATTGATTCTATTAATTCGCGAGGAATGTTTTAACAGTTGTGTACTTGAACAAAGTTTATCATCAAATGTTTTAAGAGACGTAGTAGCATTTTGTATACTATTCTTAACTAAGCTTACACAATAATTTTCAAGCTCAGACTTTGTTTGTTGAATATGGCACAAAAAATCTCCAATATTCTCAAAGGGATAATATGACACAATTAATTGTTGTAGATGAAAAACATACTAACAACTCTTTCAAatgaatattttatatcaaattttCATAACAAATAACTATAAACCGCTAAAATAATAAGAATTTTCTTAAGAATATACTAACTTTTACCtttagaaaataaagaaaagagcaAGGTCGGATCATGTTAAACAAATTaagttaaacttttttttttgacaCATATTGACTGACCTTTAACATGTATAAACTCTATCAATTTTTAAAGGAATTACCACCAAAGCTCGCATGCAATGATACTAGTGCAAATTTCTTACACAATCGTGTCGTGTGAGTTCAGTTCTCACTaacaccctttttctttttcttttccggatcccaatcaaatttttataaataaaaaataaaaaattgagcaAATTAAATTGCGATCCGTTTACCTATAAACCTGTTTGACCCGCCCATCTAACACGTCTGTTGGCCCGAGTCCGAACCTCTTAAAATCTTCCCAAAACCCTCCCCTGCTTTAAATTTCGCCGTCCGTTTAATTGTATTACATTTCCCTTCCGGCGAGAGACCGTCTCTTTCATTGAAACCCTAAATCTCTGGGAGAATCACCATAACTCTCACTTGGCTCTGCTAATTTGAAGAACACAAAACACAGAAATCCATTGGAAAGGTATGAGAAAGCACACGCCTAAATCACGTAAAGCTAAAATACAGAGCCGCTTATCAGAGGTTCATGAAATTGAACTTCTGGAAGCATGGATAGAATCGGGTAAACCCGAATCCGGTTCCAACCCGCTATCACTTGAGCCATTACCACACAAAGCTCCGGTTGGATGCCTTCCTGATGGTTCGTTCTCTAGGTACGCCGGTTGTGACAGGTTCAGCCAGTTGCCGGTTAGTAAGAAAACTAAGGATGGGTTAATTGATTGCAAATTCAAAACCATGACTGACATTCAAAGGGCTTCTCTACCACACTCTCTTTGTGGCCGTGACATACTTGGGGCTGCGAAAACTGGTTCCGGAAAGACATTAGCTTTCGTAATTCCGGTACGTTTGCAAGTATTTTTTAGATGATATTTTAGAGCTTCAATGTATTTTAACCTGTTATAGTAGGTTAGTTACCATTTATTTTAGGTTACTAATCCATGCTTATGAGATAGATTTACCTATAGTTACCTTTTAGATGACATGatattgtaaatattttttgcACCATTAAtgcatagaacttaaactcaTAACTTTTTTCACACTTCTAGTCTTTCAGtcaaaatttggatttttattctCATCAGTTGACTTGGGTAGTGAATTATACATAAATGAATAGCTATGTTTTTTTTTGATGAAGCATAAATGAATAGAGGTGTTAGTTATTGGATTGTATCCATGCGAGATGAACAAAAAGTGATGGTGTTGTACGTAgttctttgatttatttttaaaaaaggctGTTATCTCAACATGACACAATATTGCAAACAATGGAACCTGATCAATTACTGCAATCTACAACTACACCAGCGTAACAGATAATTAAAAGGACTGGAATGAATAAATGATGCTTATGCCATTGTGTTTTTGGAAGAAAAAGAGATAGATGGATACGTTACGGAAGGAGAAATGGATTCGATGAAGAATTGAAGATGGAGTTTTGTGGGGAATATGAGATTGGAGTAGTGGAGTGAAGCAGCAAACAATAACTTATAATTTGATACTAGTGACTTAAATAAGAAAGCTTCAAGCTAAAAAATGTGCATCCATAAACTGTCTGAAGGAAAACAGGTATGAGGTGCCTAGTACTTGCAAAAAATGAGGTGCCTAATTCAATAAGAGTCAATGGATTATAAACCCTTTTTTTTGTAATAAATGCAAGAGAAATTGCAACCCGATCATGACAATTGTGTCTCTGGTACCAAGAGGCTGACCAAAACGTAGGAAGACCTATTCGCatccaagggtgtggcctagtggtcaatgaagtgggtgcaAATCTTGGAAATCAGCATTCAAATTCGAGCATAGgcaaaaaatattaggtgatttcttcccatctggTGGGACAGATTTACCCAGGACCTGTGCTGGTGGAAGAAGTAGGTACCCGAGAGAAGAGTCGAGGTGCGCACTAGTTGGCTTGAAGGCTTGCCATAAAAGAATGTAAGGAAATTATCTATTTTctgttaaataaaaaaaattgtctATATCCTTCTCCAACTCGAAGTAATTTGAGTCATTGTCTGACCAAACTCTTTCTAATTCTTTTGACATGAACTTGGCTCTATGGAACTACGAAATCTTAGATGCTATTAGCTGATCTCCCTGCCCAAAAAAGTCATGATTCCTCTTGAAAAAGTTAAAAGTGGTTTATCGAACAATGTGTACGAGAGCATTGAGAGCAAATGAAACATTTTACCATACGAATCTTCGATGCTATTAGCTGATCTCCCTGCCCAAAAAAGTCATAAAATTCTACCTGACAAAGTTAAAAAATGATTTATCAAACAATTTGAACGAGATCAAATGGAAATGTTTTACCATGTTTTTTTTTATGATTGTGTAGTGCAGGTATTCTATTTGGATTTGGTATGAATGTTGACTTCACATTATATGAACTGTCACGTGAAATAGCTCTTATTCATGGAAAATCATCCCTTCCTTGACAAAAGAAAGTAGATGTCCAATCTCTTATGTGGAATGCTGCTTAGATGTCCAATCTGTTGGATAATAATGGTGGGAATAATACAAggattatataataaaaaaagggCTGCCCGGTACATTGAGCTCCCACTATGcacggggtccggggaagggttCGAGGATTAAATAataacgggatttatttaatggATATACTTTGGAAGATGTTTGGTTCATTGGACTAAAAATGAGATATACAGGGTATAATATAAAACATGTGCTTGGTTTACGACTTTACGTAACTTTTATTTCCAATTTTAACTTGGGATGTTTTAAAGGACTTTGGAAGAAGAGCCGCGGAGAAGGACATCTTTGTCCTTTTAGTGTTTTGCCCCGGGATTAGTTAATCCCCGGATTCCCACCCTCAATGTGGGATAGGATCATAGGATAATACCACAATGGTGGTATAATCTAATCCGGGGATTTGTTTGTTAATCCCGTATTCGAAAAGGCAACCAAACACGAGATAAGATAATCTCACATTTTATCCCGGGATTATTATCCCTTATCCCACCAACCAAACAAACCCTTAGTTCTTTAGTAGTATTATATCTTGTTTTTTTTACCCATCTTAATAAATTAAGCCACTTAATTAGATTTGATTTCTAGGTGTTAGAGAAATTGTATAAAGCTCGATGGGGAGATGAGGATGGTGTTGGATGCATCATAATGTCTCCCACAAGGGAGTTAGCAGGGCAACTTTTTGACGTACTGAAATCTGTTGGGAAGCATCACGGCTTTAGTGCTGGCCTTCTAATTGGTGGCCGCAAAGATGTTGACACTGAAAAAGAGCATGTTAATTCGCTGAACATCCTGGTCTGCACCCCTGGCCGGCTTCTTCAGCATATGGATGAGACACCAAATTTTGATTGTTCACAACTTCAGGTCCAGTTAACAACTTTCTCCCTCTCTGTATCGTCATGAATTGTTTTCTGATTTGCTCCTACTTTATTAATGTTAGTATAACTACCTTGCACGGCAGGCAATGCTGTAATTTGCTCATCATAGCATTCCAATCGTATTTGTATAGCATCTAAGGCACTGATTGACTCTCCTTTTTTCCCCTTAGAGGGTTTGGAACCTGCTTCTCCTTTACTCTGTTTTTTTCTTGGAAACATAGCTATCGAACAGTAATCTGATGAATCTAGTataatatttgaaattattatccTTCATCTTTTGTTTATTCTCCTTCAATTGTTTCTTCAAAGACACTGCCTTTCTGTAATTTTCTGATATATAGATGCACATATATGTGTATTTTTCTGATAAGTAGTATTCTTAGTACAAGGTTATTTGttttttattggatgctcttatAAAATCTACCAAATTGTTTCATTGTATTTTTTTTGTTAGAGTCATCAATCGTATATCTTTTATTATAATTGCTTTTTGATTAATGCCTTGTCCGCCCAaatatttgaaaagtttgaaTCCTCTTTAAAGAAGACCACCCTGATGTCTTCATTTGTGCtacttagaaaataaaaaagtatGTGTGTATTTATTATGTTAGAAAGACCAAGtaaaaaaagatatttttgaaATTACAAATCGTATGTTTCGTATTGCTTTGCATCCTGCTGTTCGCTGTCTTTTGACAGAACACATGTGTACCTGTCTTCCTCCTATATGTTAGAATTATTATGTTTATTTAGTTGGTGACTTGGGTACATTTTTCTGGCTAGGGAGCAGGTTTTAGTTCTTGATGAAGCAGATCGTATTCTTGATGTGGGGTTTAAGAGGGAATTAAATGCAATCATATCACAATTGCCTAAACATAGGCAGACCTTGTTGTTTTCAGCAACTCAGACGAAGTCTGTTCAAGATCTGGCAAGGCTCAGTCTGAAAGACCCCGAATATTTGGGTGTGCACGAGGAGTCTGATACTGCAACTCCCAACCGCTTACAACAAACAGCAATGCTTGTTCCTCTCGATAAGAAATTGGACATGTTATGGAGTTTTATAAAGGCACATCTTAATTCAAGGATATTGGTTTTCCTATCAAGCTGCAAGCAGGTATCTGGAACTTCTTCTTAGGGTTTTCTAAAATCGAGACTTTACGGTGGAGAACTTTTTATCGTGGATTTGACATGAATATTACACTTAAACCTAGAGCACTGGAAAAACGAGTTTACTGCCTAATGTCAAAAGCACTGATTACATTAGTTATATCACCagttttttaaaaagtaaaatatcTATCTGTATATTGAATCAGGTTTCAGCGTATTCAAAAGCTCAAAATTTTGCTCTTATTTTTCTGTGATTTATTTCCTTTTGTCATTTTTTATTGCTTCCCATTCAACAGGTAAAATTTGTATTTGAAGCTTTCAAAAAACTCCGTCCTGGAATTCCCCTCAAATGTCTTCATGGAAGGATGAAGCAAGATAGAAGGATGGGAATTTACTCCCAATTTTGTGAACAACGTTCTGTTTTGTTCTCCACTGATGTTGCTTCAAGGGGGCTTGATTTTAATAAGGCGGTTGATTGGGTTGTCCAGGTTAGTTCTTAATGTTTTATAGTGTCGAAAGCCTGATATGTAGTTATTGATTTTTCATCCATTAAAGGACATGGATGCTATTGTAAGAAAGTAGAAATTTGACATGCATTTGACGCAAATTCCCTTTCAGGTGGACTGTCCCGAAGATTGTGCCGCTTACATACACAGAGTTGGCCGCACTGCTCGATACCTTTCAGGGGGAAGATCTCTTTTATTCGTGATGCCATCTGAGATGAAAATGCTTGAAAAATTGGAAGAGAAAAAGATTCCCCTTCGAGTTATCAAGGTGGGATTTCATCCACTTTTGCTTAACCACTGAAATTGAGGACATAAAATTATACTCTCTTTTCACATGCAGCATATGTCCTGTTGTTGGCTGATTATCATTTTTTTATTAATCATGGTGAACAGGCAAATGAAAAGAGGATACAGTCTGTCTCCGATCTACTTGCTTCTTTATTGGTCAAGTACCCTGACCTACAGCATCTGTCTCAAAGGGCTTTTGTGACATACTTGAAGTCCATACACAAACAGAGAGATAAAGAGATCTTTGATGTTACAAAACTTCCAATTGATGAATTCTCTGCTTCGTTGGGTCTTCCTATGACTCCAAAAATCCGCTTTCTGAAACAGAAGCTCAAAGGGAAGACAGTGTCTGAAGCATTATCTCTCCTGCCAGATGACACAAGCAATGACAATTTGTTGGAACTTCCAATTAAGAAGCCAGATACAGGTAAATCAGAAGGAGAAGAAGTGGAGGAAGACCTCCTTCTAGCTAAGGAGACACAAGAAGTAGGAGAACTCAAAATTAACAGCAAAGGAGATGATATGTACGTCAAACACTTCTTGTATTGTCTATTTAATGCGTGGAACTTTCTTCTAAGCAAGAAGGCATTAGCTAAATTGAATGGATTTGTTGCTAATCTAACTTGCGTTGAATGGTGGAACTGCCATTTTGGAAAATCTTTCATTAAGCAATGATCTGCTGACCTTAAATGTATGATGATATGATGTTTCATCTCCAGGATACTCTTCTTGCAATTCACATTTCTCTTAGCTGCTGCTCTTTTTATATAGTGTTTATAATCTTCTTTGTGATTGATTTTGCTTCCTGTTCTTGTTTGAATTGTTTTGTAGGCCGGCCACTAGAGttttgaagaaaaagaaactaaagaTCAATGTCCACAGACCTGTAGGGACAAGGGTTGTGTTTGATGAGGAAGGAAACACTTTACCACCTCTTGCAAGATTAGCCGACACAAGCGGTGGTGCTGACTCTGTGCAGCTTAACAAAGAAAAAGGTGCGACTGATATATCCAAGAGTCTCAAAGGCTTTTGTTCCAAGATCTTGTACTATCTGAGATTGTTTTTATTATATCCAAGTAATATCTAGGAAAAACGATAGAACTTTTGCTGCTTTTGATCCAACACTTTTGAACTTGCATTATCGAATCTACCTAGCTGTTTCCTGCGTATTCTGCATAATCCGCAGCAAAATTTGGTTATTTGATCATAGTTCTGTTTTCAGGCCTGAAGTGATTATTTTATTCGCTGATGTTAAGTCACTAGATATTGTATTAGTTCATCTCATTTTcaattgtgagttcgagtcaccccaagagcaaggtggggagttcttggagggagggagccgagggtctatcggaaacagcctctctaccccagggtagggataaggtctgcctacacactaccctccccagattcCACTAgtggattatactgggttgttgttgttgttgcatctcATTTTCAATTGCATATGTTGCTTTCTTACACTTTGTTTTATTCTTGTCGACGATGCAGTAAATCACAGATATGCTGAGTTGAGAAAGAACTTGAAGTTGGTCGACAAGGAAGACAAGGATTTGGACCGCAAACGTCTCAAAGAAAAACGAatcaaggagaagatgaagtataaGAGAGGtagagaggaagaggaagaggaagatgaagaaCTCTCCGGGTCAGACGGGGAACTCTCCGGAGGTAGAGTCAACAAGAAAACCAAGATTTTTGACAGTGATGACGATGATGGCGAGAAACCAAAGGACATGGCTAAAGAGGGTATTGCTGCTGACGCTATATCTGTGGCAGAGCAAGAAGAGTTGGCTCTGAAGTTGCTAAGTTCTATGAACTCGTAATGGAAGAACATTTTGATAGCTGAAATTCATATTATTCTCAGCATAAATTTTGTTATAGTACCTTGAATAGTTCCAACAGTAGAATTTATTGGGTAGCTTACAGGGGAACATGAAATGATTGGCAATATGCCAGTTGCTTTCTTGCACAATTTAAGCAAAATGTAATGTTTTTGTGCCTGAAAGATAAAAGAGAATGTTGTCTTTTTGCAATAGATAAGGTTTTAAAATGAAAGTAACTATTTTTGGGAAATTAAAAAAACGACCTTTTGGTTACAGTCACTAAACAAGGAGTTCTTATGTCAAAGAAGTGACGAATAAAAGCGGTCCCTTTTGGGGATAATTTACTGATCAAGAATTGCAATTTCAATGTTTTAAAAGTTATTACTTACGTTAAAGCATTAGGAATTCGAATTTTAATGCATATTTAGTTGGACATTTCTTTTCTAAATAACTTGGGATTTTTACACCAATAGCCGGTCAAATTCACTTTATATTTTTTCTAGCTGATATACATAGAGTATACATGGTTTTACACGTATTATACACAATTACTATATATTTGCcggtttattttttattaaatggTTGGTTGGACgattatttaaattaattctttaaataaactatgtgaaaatataaataaaagtaatGAATGACAAAATTATGGGGCTTTTGCATCTATACTCGGTTTTGGGGTCACAATTGAACATATACCCACTTTGCAAAAACAATTGCAAGCCTACCCATTTTACGATCAATTTCAGACTTATCGGGTCTgaagttaaattttttttagtCTCAAGTGAAAGAATTGCACTTccgatgcacttaaggccaaataggtctgaagtgtaatcaatggtttcatgcacttaaggccaataagtctgaagtgaaaaattgcacttcagatgcacttaaggccaaaggtctgaagtgcaacaaatgttttcctacaattaaagccaataagtctgaagtgaaaaattgacTTCAAATGACCTTAAGGCCAAATAAGTCCgaagtgcaaccaatggtttcatgcacttaaggccaataagtcaaAAGTAAAAAATGCACTCCATATATACTTAAGGCCCAAAGGTCTGAAGCGCAACAACCGTTTTCCTACACTTAAGgctaataagtctgaagtgaaaaattacacttcaaatgtacttaaggccaaaaggttgAAGCGCAACTAACGTTTTCATGCACTTAAAGGCCAAATAAGCCTAAAGCGCAAATTGCCTATAAACataaatttgttcttcgaattttaataattcaatatacgatttaatacctaaatctactccaaatgagctcaattttgaaacaaaacctccaaatatcatcaagaacaaaccccaatcatcaatttatcaaaataacaataaatctaacgaacatattttgcaattaagaaaagaaaaagaagaaatcctaagcaatagtaaaaaaaataaagtatcgTAACGGCTCACAATtgtaaaacatcataaactaccttaaaatatattcacaaacaccatataaaatcaCTGTTACCCGAATAAGaagaaagataagaaaaaaatctgaagttgtttaaacagtgggtacaagttaaaaaaaattaaaaatgaatacatgttaaatgggggcgaccaaatagggcgcacgcgcaatttttatcaaaaatacaTGGGCCGGGGGCGGCCAAATATGAAATAGGGAAAGTGCACAAATAGCCGTTTTAAGACCCAATATTTAATGAATAGtcagatttttttaaattttttttgttaaagTTTAGCTGTGTCAAAATTGATTTCACGGAGTAGGTTTAAAATTTAAATCGCGAGTATGAAGTTTCAACTTTCAATGGAAGGTCTGGCGTTACGCTTTGTGAAAGGCTAACTTCAGACCTCAAGCTTGGAGATTGAATGAAGTTCAACTCCAGACTTCGATATGAATTGAGACACCTACATAGTCTAATTTCAGACTTTTGAGTTTGAAGTTAACTTGAAGGtatgagaaagaagaaaaataagaagaaccAACAACAATAGCACGAACGGTTTGAAGTTTGTCAAAATTggctaaaattttaataattagatatgttatatgtaaaaatagcacgagctagccagttttcggactggtaatttaaaaatagccatcgtttacaaagtcattaaaaaatagccactattttgctgcaaacacggaccggtccagcataatatactggagattagtgtacttgtgtatgaacttccagcatattatgctggaactccaacacgcggaaagtttcagcataatatactggagattggagcacatgtgtatgaacttccagcatattatgctggaccggtatattatactagaactccagtatattatgctgaaatattttccagagtttgaatagtgttttcgttcagatttatctttacatgaaaagtggctaaaattTGATTACGTTTGAAactatggctatttttcaattaccacttgtatatctggctatttttgaatttctcccgaaaatggtaattgaaaaatagttggAACTCCAAAAATAGCTGGCTATTTtcaaaaatactgttcaaaatccagaaaatattccagcataatata
Proteins encoded in this window:
- the LOC107831076 gene encoding DEAD-box ATP-dependent RNA helicase 32, translated to MRKHTPKSRKAKIQSRLSEVHEIELLEAWIESGKPESGSNPLSLEPLPHKAPVGCLPDGSFSRYAGCDRFSQLPVSKKTKDGLIDCKFKTMTDIQRASLPHSLCGRDILGAAKTGSGKTLAFVIPVLEKLYKARWGDEDGVGCIIMSPTRELAGQLFDVLKSVGKHHGFSAGLLIGGRKDVDTEKEHVNSLNILVCTPGRLLQHMDETPNFDCSQLQVLVLDEADRILDVGFKRELNAIISQLPKHRQTLLFSATQTKSVQDLARLSLKDPEYLGVHEESDTATPNRLQQTAMLVPLDKKLDMLWSFIKAHLNSRILVFLSSCKQVKFVFEAFKKLRPGIPLKCLHGRMKQDRRMGIYSQFCEQRSVLFSTDVASRGLDFNKAVDWVVQVDCPEDCAAYIHRVGRTARYLSGGRSLLFVMPSEMKMLEKLEEKKIPLRVIKANEKRIQSVSDLLASLLVKYPDLQHLSQRAFVTYLKSIHKQRDKEIFDVTKLPIDEFSASLGLPMTPKIRFLKQKLKGKTVSEALSLLPDDTSNDNLLELPIKKPDTGKSEGEEVEEDLLLAKETQEVGELKINSKGDDMPATRVLKKKKLKINVHRPVGTRVVFDEEGNTLPPLARLADTSGGADSVQLNKEKVNHRYAELRKNLKLVDKEDKDLDRKRLKEKRIKEKMKYKRGREEEEEEDEELSGSDGELSGGRVNKKTKIFDSDDDDGEKPKDMAKEGIAADAISVAEQEELALKLLSSMNS